The Paraburkholderia sp. ZP32-5 genome includes a window with the following:
- a CDS encoding pilin produces the protein MTVTLPYSPYSQATSSSRCARWRANWRARFARACRRCGVGFTLIELMIVLAIVGVIAAYAIPAYQDYLARSRVGEGLSLASSARLSVAENAASGNAFGGGYASPPATRNVESIHIDDDTGQITVTYTTRVAQAGENTLTLVPSVPDNAEAPTTRVALNKDSVQTGALTWECFAGGKAASSLPAPGAGPSPTEAPTLAGNLAPPECRS, from the coding sequence ATGACCGTCACCTTGCCCTATTCCCCTTATTCTCAAGCGACGTCTTCGTCGCGCTGCGCGCGCTGGCGTGCGAACTGGCGCGCGCGGTTTGCGCGTGCGTGCCGCCGTTGCGGCGTCGGCTTCACGCTGATCGAGCTGATGATCGTGCTCGCAATCGTTGGGGTGATTGCCGCCTATGCGATCCCTGCGTATCAGGACTATCTGGCGCGCAGCCGGGTGGGCGAGGGCTTATCGCTGGCTTCTTCCGCGCGGCTGTCGGTGGCCGAGAACGCCGCGAGCGGCAATGCATTCGGCGGCGGTTATGCTTCGCCGCCTGCGACGCGCAACGTCGAGTCCATTCATATCGACGATGACACCGGGCAGATCACCGTCACCTATACGACGCGCGTCGCACAGGCCGGCGAGAACACGCTGACGCTGGTGCCGTCGGTGCCGGACAACGCGGAGGCGCCGACCACGCGGGTCGCGTTGAACAAGGACTCGGTGCAGACCGGCGCGCTTACATGGGAATGTTTTGCGGGCGGCAAGGCAGCGTCGTCGTTACCGGCGCCGGGGGCCGGGCCGTCGCCGACCGAAGCGCCGACGCTAGCGGGCAATCTGGCGCCACCGGAGTGTCGATCCTAA
- a CDS encoding TerC family protein → MLEFFTTLNWGAVFQIIVIDILLGGDNAVVIALACRNLPPAQRVRGVLWGTAGAILLRVVLIAFAVALLDVPLLKFTGGLLLLWIGVRLLAPAHDVHENVKPADKLISAIKTIIVADAVMSLDNVIAIAGAAEGAEQEHRLALVIFGLVVSIPLIVWGSQLILKLLDRFPVIVLLGAALLGWIAGGLMVNDPAGDRWPILDTPAAEYGMSIAGALFVVVVGYLLKRRNARRAAL, encoded by the coding sequence ATGCTTGAATTTTTCACGACGCTCAACTGGGGCGCGGTCTTCCAGATCATCGTGATCGACATCCTGCTCGGTGGCGACAACGCGGTCGTGATCGCGCTGGCGTGCCGCAATCTGCCGCCCGCGCAGCGCGTGCGCGGCGTGCTATGGGGGACAGCCGGCGCGATCCTGCTGCGCGTCGTGCTGATCGCGTTCGCGGTCGCGCTGCTCGACGTGCCGCTTCTGAAGTTCACCGGCGGCTTGCTGTTGCTGTGGATCGGCGTGCGTCTGCTCGCGCCCGCGCACGACGTGCATGAGAACGTGAAGCCCGCCGACAAGCTGATCTCGGCGATCAAGACGATCATCGTCGCGGACGCGGTGATGAGCCTCGACAACGTGATCGCAATTGCCGGCGCGGCCGAGGGCGCGGAGCAGGAGCATCGGTTGGCGCTCGTGATCTTCGGACTCGTGGTGAGCATTCCGCTGATCGTGTGGGGCAGCCAGCTGATTCTGAAGCTGCTCGACCGCTTCCCGGTCATCGTGCTGCTCGGCGCGGCGCTGCTTGGCTGGATCGCGGGCGGTCTGATGGTCAACGACCCCGCCGGCGACCGTTGGCCGATCCTCGATACGCCCGCCGCCGAATATGGGATGAGCATCGCGGGTGCACTGTTCGTCGTGGTCGTCGGTTATCTGCTGAAGCGGCGCAATGCGAGACGCGCCGCGCTTTGA
- the sucD gene encoding succinate--CoA ligase subunit alpha: MSILINKDTKVITQGITGKTGQFHTRACREYANGREAYVAGVNPKKAGEDFEGIPIYASVAEAKAETGATVSVIYVPPAGAAAAIWEAVEADLDLAICITEGIPVRDMIELKARMRAENRKTLLLGPNCPGTITPDELKIGIMPGHIHRKGRIGVVSRSGTLTYEAVGQLTAIGLGQSSAVGIGGDPINGLKHIDVMKMFNDDPETDAVIMIGEIGGPDEANAAHWIKDNMKKPVVGFIAGVTAPPGKRMGHAGALISGGADTAEAKLEIMDACGIKVTKNPSEMARLLKAML; this comes from the coding sequence ATGTCGATTCTGATTAACAAAGACACCAAGGTCATCACGCAGGGCATCACCGGCAAGACCGGTCAGTTCCACACGCGTGCTTGCCGTGAATACGCAAACGGCCGCGAAGCGTACGTCGCGGGCGTGAACCCGAAGAAGGCCGGCGAAGATTTCGAAGGCATTCCCATCTACGCGAGCGTCGCTGAAGCCAAGGCTGAGACGGGCGCGACCGTGTCGGTGATTTACGTTCCGCCGGCAGGTGCTGCAGCTGCGATCTGGGAAGCAGTCGAAGCCGATCTGGATCTCGCGATCTGTATCACGGAAGGCATTCCCGTCCGCGACATGATCGAGCTCAAGGCTCGCATGCGCGCGGAAAACCGCAAGACACTGCTGCTCGGACCGAACTGCCCGGGCACGATCACGCCGGACGAACTGAAGATCGGCATCATGCCGGGTCACATCCACCGCAAGGGCCGCATCGGCGTCGTGTCGCGTTCGGGCACGCTGACGTATGAAGCAGTCGGCCAGCTGACCGCGATCGGCCTCGGCCAGTCGTCGGCAGTCGGTATCGGTGGCGATCCGATCAACGGTCTGAAGCACATCGACGTGATGAAGATGTTCAACGACGATCCGGAAACGGACGCCGTCATCATGATCGGCGAGATCGGCGGTCCGGACGAAGCGAACGCCGCGCACTGGATCAAGGACAACATGAAGAAGCCGGTGGTTGGCTTCATCGCTGGCGTCACGGCGCCTCCGGGCAAGCGCATGGGCCATGCCGGCGCGCTGATCTCGGGCGGTGCTGACACCGCTGAAGCGAAGCTGGAAATCATGGACGCATGCGGTATCAAGGTCACGAAGAACCCGTCGGAAATGGCGCGTCTTCTGAAGGCGATGCTGTAA
- the sucC gene encoding ADP-forming succinate--CoA ligase subunit beta, which produces MKIHEYQGKEILRKFGVAVPRGKPVFSVDDAVKAAEELGGPVWVVKAQIHAGGRGKGGGVKVAKSLEQVREYSNQILGMQLVTHQTGPEGQKVNRLLIEEGADIKKELYVGLVIDRVSQKIVVMASSEGGMDVEEVAEKTPELIHKIAVDPSTGLKDSEADELATKIGVPAASLPQARAILQGLYKAFWETDASLAEINPLILTGDGKVIALDAKFNFDSNALFRHPEIVAYRDLDEEDPAEIEASKFDLAYISLDGNIGCLVNGAGLAMATMDTIKLFGGEPANFLDVGGGATTEKVTEAFKIMLKNPNLTAILVNIFGGIMRCDVIAEGVIAASKAVSLKVPLVVRMKGTNEDLGKKMLAESGLPIISADSMEEAAQKVVAAASGKA; this is translated from the coding sequence ATGAAGATTCACGAGTACCAGGGTAAGGAAATCCTGCGGAAATTCGGCGTCGCGGTACCGCGCGGCAAGCCGGTCTTCTCGGTGGATGATGCGGTCAAGGCCGCGGAAGAGCTCGGCGGCCCGGTTTGGGTCGTGAAGGCTCAGATCCACGCGGGTGGCCGTGGCAAGGGCGGCGGCGTGAAGGTTGCCAAGTCGCTGGAACAGGTTCGTGAATACTCGAACCAGATCCTCGGCATGCAACTCGTCACGCACCAGACCGGCCCGGAAGGCCAGAAGGTGAATCGCCTGCTGATCGAAGAAGGCGCTGACATCAAGAAGGAACTGTATGTCGGCCTGGTGATCGACCGCGTGTCGCAGAAGATCGTCGTGATGGCATCGAGCGAAGGCGGCATGGACGTCGAAGAAGTCGCGGAAAAGACGCCCGAGCTGATCCACAAGATCGCTGTCGACCCGTCGACCGGCCTGAAGGATTCCGAAGCCGACGAGCTTGCAACGAAGATCGGCGTGCCCGCCGCTTCGCTGCCGCAAGCTCGCGCGATCCTGCAAGGTCTGTACAAGGCGTTCTGGGAAACCGACGCGTCGCTCGCCGAAATCAACCCGCTGATCCTGACCGGCGACGGCAAGGTCATCGCACTCGACGCGAAGTTCAACTTCGACTCGAACGCGCTGTTCCGTCACCCGGAAATCGTCGCTTACCGCGATCTGGACGAAGAAGATCCGGCTGAAATCGAAGCGTCGAAGTTCGATCTCGCGTACATCTCTCTCGACGGCAACATCGGCTGCCTCGTGAACGGCGCTGGCCTCGCAATGGCAACGATGGACACCATCAAGCTGTTCGGCGGCGAACCGGCGAACTTCCTCGACGTCGGCGGAGGAGCTACGACCGAGAAGGTCACCGAAGCGTTCAAGATCATGCTGAAGAACCCGAACCTGACCGCGATCCTGGTCAACATCTTCGGCGGCATCATGCGCTGCGACGTGATCGCGGAAGGCGTGATCGCGGCGTCGAAGGCCGTGTCGCTGAAGGTGCCGCTCGTGGTCCGCATGAAGGGCACGAACGAAGACCTGGGCAAGAAGATGCTCGCCGAATCCGGTCTGCCGATCATCTCGGCGGACAGCATGGAAGAAGCGGCTCAGAAGGTCGTCGCGGCTGCTTCGGGCAAGGCGTAA
- a CDS encoding DUF2889 domain-containing protein: MSLSPPVSRQLRHRRAIRAEAYERADGLWDVEACLTDEKPRDVALASGVRPNGQPIHELWLRITIDRKLNVVDAEASSDWVPYPGLCQASNPAYRALIGLNLFHNFRRDAARLLAGTAGCTHLTELCAILPTAAIQAFAGEVWNTNDSTPGENAGSADRSSNGTGEHSNDKPPFQLGRCHALRFDGEAVKQFYPRWYGHAPHSVERAAAADDAASREESGNVSA, encoded by the coding sequence ATGTCGCTTTCCCCGCCAGTATCCCGTCAGTTGCGCCATCGTCGCGCAATCAGAGCGGAAGCTTACGAGCGAGCCGACGGCCTGTGGGATGTGGAAGCGTGCCTCACCGACGAAAAGCCGCGCGATGTAGCGCTTGCGTCGGGTGTCCGGCCCAATGGTCAGCCGATCCATGAACTCTGGCTTCGCATCACCATCGATCGCAAGCTCAATGTCGTCGACGCCGAGGCGTCGTCCGACTGGGTGCCCTATCCAGGGTTGTGCCAGGCCAGCAATCCCGCCTACCGTGCCCTCATCGGGCTCAATCTGTTCCACAACTTCCGTCGCGATGCCGCCCGTTTGCTGGCCGGTACGGCCGGTTGCACGCATCTCACCGAGTTGTGCGCAATCCTGCCGACCGCCGCGATCCAGGCGTTCGCCGGCGAGGTATGGAACACCAATGACAGCACGCCAGGCGAGAACGCGGGTTCCGCAGACAGATCGTCGAACGGCACGGGCGAACATTCCAACGACAAACCGCCATTCCAGTTGGGACGCTGCCACGCGCTGCGTTTCGACGGCGAGGCGGTGAAACAGTTTTATCCGCGCTGGTATGGCCACGCACCGCATTCGGTGGAGCGCGCGGCTGCGGCGGACGACGCGGCGAGCCGCGAAGAAAGCGGCAACGTGTCGGCCTGA
- the recX gene encoding recombination regulator RecX, protein MIRKGRPLSGSNSGRYPDGPRDTAGGASDRDASSAGDPFDPFESFDAHDRAAGRGSRRTRSESSASPSSSSSGAGFPDTSSEAAAEVTYTRSRRQPGEAKPGQSDEDDSRKSQRPARSLKGRALGYLSRREYSRAELARKLQPYVEETDSLDTVLDSLEAENWLSDSRFAESLIHRRASRLGTSRILGELKQHALNPALVEEATAQLRDTELTRALAVWRKKFGELPQTPAERAKQARFLASRGFSGATIGKILKGIDEMDSGD, encoded by the coding sequence GTGATACGCAAAGGCCGGCCGCTGTCTGGTTCCAACTCCGGACGCTATCCGGACGGCCCGCGCGACACAGCGGGTGGAGCGTCCGATCGCGATGCCTCATCCGCTGGCGATCCATTCGATCCGTTCGAATCATTCGACGCACACGATCGCGCCGCGGGCCGAGGCTCGCGGCGTACACGATCCGAATCCTCCGCATCACCTTCCTCATCATCATCTGGCGCGGGGTTTCCCGACACCAGTTCCGAAGCTGCTGCCGAAGTCACCTACACCCGTTCGCGCCGCCAACCCGGCGAAGCTAAGCCGGGGCAGTCCGACGAAGACGACAGCAGAAAATCCCAGCGTCCAGCGCGCTCGCTAAAAGGGCGCGCGCTCGGTTATCTGTCGCGACGCGAATACAGCCGCGCCGAACTCGCGCGCAAGCTCCAACCTTATGTCGAGGAAACCGATTCGCTCGACACGGTGCTCGACTCACTGGAAGCCGAGAACTGGCTCTCCGATTCACGCTTCGCGGAAAGTCTGATTCACCGGCGCGCTTCACGGCTCGGTACGAGCCGCATCCTCGGTGAACTGAAACAGCACGCGCTGAACCCGGCGCTGGTCGAAGAGGCCACCGCGCAATTACGCGACACCGAACTCACGCGCGCGCTGGCTGTGTGGCGCAAGAAGTTCGGCGAGCTTCCGCAAACGCCGGCCGAGCGTGCGAAGCAGGCGCGCTTTCTCGCGTCGCGCGGTTTTTCCGGCGCGACGATCGGCAAGATCCTCAAAGGTATCGACGAGATGGACAGCGGCGATTAG
- the recA gene encoding recombinase RecA yields MEESKKGSAGLTAEKSKALAAALAQIEKQFGKGSVMRLGAGEAVEDIQVVSTGSLGLDIALGVGGLPRGRVVEIYGPESSGKTTLTLQVIAEMQKLGGTAAFIDAEHALDIQYAGKLGVNVSDLLVSQPDTGEQALEIADALVRSGSIDMIVIDSVAALVPKAEIEGEMGDSLPGLQARLMSQALRKLTGTIKRTNCLVIFINQIRMKIGVMFGNPETTTGGNALKFYASVRLDIRRIGSIKKNDEVIGNETRVKVVKNKVSPPFREAIFDILYGEGISRQGEIIDLGVQAKIVDKAGAWYSYSGERIGQGKDNAREFLRENPDIAREIENRIRESLGVTAMADAVAGADAEEIAGEEE; encoded by the coding sequence ATGGAAGAAAGCAAGAAAGGCTCGGCTGGACTGACTGCTGAAAAGAGCAAGGCACTTGCCGCCGCGCTCGCGCAGATCGAAAAGCAGTTCGGCAAAGGGTCGGTCATGCGGCTCGGCGCAGGTGAGGCAGTCGAAGACATTCAGGTTGTGTCGACCGGCTCGCTCGGCCTCGACATCGCACTGGGCGTCGGCGGTCTACCGCGTGGCCGCGTGGTCGAAATCTACGGTCCGGAATCGTCCGGTAAAACCACGCTGACGCTGCAGGTCATCGCCGAAATGCAGAAGCTCGGCGGCACCGCGGCGTTTATCGACGCGGAACACGCGCTCGACATCCAATACGCGGGCAAGCTCGGCGTGAACGTCTCCGATCTGCTGGTCTCGCAGCCGGACACCGGCGAACAGGCGCTCGAAATCGCCGACGCGCTGGTGCGTTCGGGCTCGATCGACATGATCGTGATCGACTCGGTCGCGGCGCTGGTGCCGAAGGCCGAAATCGAAGGCGAAATGGGCGACTCGCTGCCGGGTCTGCAGGCACGTCTGATGTCGCAGGCGCTGCGTAAGCTCACTGGCACGATCAAGCGCACGAACTGCCTCGTGATCTTCATCAACCAGATCCGTATGAAGATCGGCGTGATGTTCGGCAATCCGGAAACCACCACGGGCGGTAATGCGCTGAAGTTCTACGCGTCGGTGCGTCTGGATATTCGCCGCATCGGTTCGATCAAGAAGAACGACGAAGTGATCGGCAACGAAACGCGCGTGAAGGTCGTCAAGAACAAGGTGTCGCCGCCGTTCCGCGAAGCGATTTTCGACATCCTGTACGGCGAGGGTATTTCGCGTCAGGGCGAAATCATCGATCTCGGCGTGCAGGCGAAGATCGTCGACAAGGCTGGCGCCTGGTACAGCTACAGCGGCGAGCGGATCGGTCAGGGCAAGGACAACGCGCGTGAATTCCTGCGCGAAAATCCGGACATCGCTCGTGAAATCGAAAACCGCATCCGCGAATCGCTGGGCGTCACCGCGATGGCAGATGCCGTGGCCGGCGCAGACGCTGAAGAAATCGCGGGCGAAGAAGAGTAA
- a CDS encoding response regulator transcription factor, with amino-acid sequence MRILIAEDDSILADGLVRSLRQSAYAVDHVKSGVEADTALSMQTFDLLILDLGLPRMSGLEVLRRLRARNSNLPVLILTAADSVDERVKGLDLGADDYMAKPFALNELEARVRALTRRGAGGGPTVVRHGSLTFDQIGRIAYVNDQVIDLSARELGLLEVLLQRIGRLVSKEQLVDHLCEWGEEVSNNAIEVYVHRLRKKIEPSGVRIITVRGLGYCLEKAAPPANASSAANTGAPSPGAEPPQPPPPTQPAQPSAAPSSGTMPASHHYK; translated from the coding sequence ATGCGAATTCTGATTGCCGAAGACGACAGCATACTCGCGGACGGTCTGGTTCGATCACTCCGCCAATCGGCCTATGCGGTCGATCACGTGAAAAGCGGCGTGGAAGCCGATACCGCGTTGTCAATGCAGACGTTCGACCTATTGATCCTCGATCTGGGCCTGCCGCGCATGTCCGGACTCGAAGTGCTGCGCCGCCTGCGCGCGCGCAATTCGAACCTGCCCGTGCTGATCCTGACCGCCGCCGATAGCGTCGACGAACGCGTCAAGGGGCTCGACCTCGGCGCCGACGATTACATGGCCAAACCCTTCGCGCTCAACGAACTCGAAGCGCGCGTGCGCGCGCTGACCCGGCGCGGCGCGGGCGGCGGTCCGACGGTGGTGCGGCACGGCTCGCTGACGTTCGATCAGATCGGCCGGATCGCCTACGTGAACGACCAGGTGATCGATCTGTCGGCGCGCGAACTCGGCCTGCTCGAAGTGCTGCTGCAGCGGATCGGCCGGCTGGTGTCGAAGGAACAGCTCGTCGATCACCTGTGCGAATGGGGCGAGGAAGTCAGCAACAACGCAATCGAAGTCTACGTGCACCGGCTGCGCAAGAAGATCGAGCCGAGCGGGGTGCGCATCATTACCGTGCGCGGCCTTGGCTACTGCCTCGAAAAAGCGGCGCCGCCGGCGAATGCGAGTTCCGCGGCGAACACCGGCGCGCCCTCGCCCGGCGCCGAGCCGCCGCAGCCACCCCCGCCAACCCAACCGGCCCAACCGTCCGCCGCGCCGTCCTCCGGCACGATGCCGGCGAGCCATCACTATAAGTAG
- a CDS encoding sensor histidine kinase, translating to MSARADRATAHAADLDEARDARYANPFAPPDETEAAAEARPRSLFGEILDWMLAPLLLLWPMSLAVTYLVAKSIANSPFDRALETDAYVLARQIHPVNGVAELSLPESTRDFLRADNVDSVFFQVLGTRGELVAGERDMPLPHEEDRPQAGIVEFRDDVLRGNDIRVAYTTVEFPQTPGAQPVLVQVAETLDKRSQLANDIIKGVILPQFVILPLAILLVWFGLSRGLAPLHALQAHIRARRPDDLSPLEAQRAPPEIEPLVTSFNDLLTRLEQNMELQKRFIADAAHQMKTPLAGLRTQAELALRQNASAEVHRSLEQIATSSEQAARLVTQLLALARAENRRSGQIFTPVELGELARSAVREWVQPALAKQMDLGYEAPDEPVEVAGNPVMLREMLSNLIDNAIRYTPAGGRITVRVRHDAAARLVHLEVEDTGLGIPAAERSRVVERFYRILGREGDGSGLGLAIVREITAMHGGELTIDDNVYQDSPRLAGTLVRVSLHLLERGRDLP from the coding sequence ATGTCCGCACGCGCTGATCGCGCCACGGCGCACGCGGCGGACCTCGACGAGGCGCGCGACGCGCGCTACGCCAATCCGTTCGCTCCGCCCGACGAGACCGAAGCCGCCGCCGAGGCGCGTCCGCGCTCGCTGTTCGGCGAAATTCTCGACTGGATGCTCGCGCCGCTGCTGCTGCTGTGGCCGATGAGTCTCGCGGTCACCTATCTGGTCGCGAAATCGATCGCGAACAGCCCGTTCGATCGCGCGCTCGAAACCGATGCCTACGTGCTCGCGCGCCAGATCCATCCGGTCAATGGCGTCGCGGAGCTGTCGCTGCCCGAATCCACGCGCGACTTCCTGCGCGCCGACAACGTCGACAGCGTGTTCTTTCAGGTGCTCGGCACGCGCGGCGAACTCGTCGCCGGCGAGCGCGACATGCCGCTGCCGCACGAGGAAGACCGTCCGCAAGCTGGCATCGTCGAATTTCGCGATGACGTGCTGCGCGGCAACGACATCCGCGTCGCCTACACGACCGTCGAGTTTCCGCAGACGCCGGGCGCGCAGCCGGTGCTCGTGCAGGTCGCCGAAACGCTCGACAAACGCAGCCAGCTCGCCAACGACATCATCAAGGGCGTGATCCTGCCGCAGTTCGTGATCCTGCCGCTCGCGATCCTGCTGGTGTGGTTCGGGCTGTCGCGCGGGCTCGCGCCGCTGCATGCGCTGCAGGCGCATATCCGCGCGCGCCGCCCGGATGATTTATCGCCGCTCGAAGCACAGCGCGCGCCGCCCGAAATCGAGCCGCTCGTGACCTCGTTTAACGACCTGCTCACGCGCCTCGAACAGAATATGGAGCTGCAGAAGCGCTTTATCGCGGACGCCGCGCATCAGATGAAAACGCCGCTCGCCGGCCTGCGCACCCAGGCCGAGCTGGCGTTGCGTCAGAACGCGTCGGCGGAGGTGCATCGCTCGCTCGAACAGATCGCGACGAGTTCCGAGCAGGCGGCGCGGCTCGTCACGCAGTTGCTCGCGCTTGCGCGCGCGGAGAACCGGCGCTCCGGACAGATCTTCACGCCGGTCGAGCTCGGCGAGCTGGCACGTAGCGCGGTGCGCGAATGGGTGCAGCCAGCGCTCGCGAAGCAGATGGACCTCGGCTACGAGGCGCCCGACGAGCCGGTTGAAGTCGCCGGCAATCCGGTGATGCTGCGCGAAATGCTATCGAACCTGATCGACAACGCGATCCGCTACACACCGGCGGGCGGGCGCATCACCGTGCGGGTCCGGCACGACGCGGCCGCGCGCCTCGTGCACCTGGAAGTCGAGGACACCGGGCTCGGCATTCCCGCGGCCGAACGCTCGCGCGTGGTCGAGCGCTTCTACCGGATTCTCGGCCGCGAGGGCGACGGCAGCGGCCTCGGACTTGCGATCGTCCGCGAGATCACCGCGATGCACGGCGGCGAGCTGACGATCGACGATAACGTCTATCAGGACTCGCCACGGCTGGCGGGAACGCTCGTGCGTGTCAGCTTGCATCTGCTGGAACGGGGGCGGGACTTACCCTAA
- a CDS encoding MFS transporter — protein sequence MATVGGHISPVPMTRDEKRVIFASSLGTVFEWYDFYLAGSLAAFISKSFFSGVNPTAGFIFTLLSFAAGFAVRPFGAIVFGRLGDMVGRKYTFLVTIIIMGLSTFLVGFLPGYAAIGIASPVIFIAMRLLQGLALGGEYGGAATYVAEHAPAGRRGFYTAWIQTTATLGLFLSLLVILGVRTLMGEDSFGAWGWRIPFIVSILLLAVSVWIRLQLHESPVFERIKAEGKTSKAPLSEAFGQWKNLKVVILALLGLTAGQAVVWYTGQFYTLFFLTQTLKVDGTSANIMIALALLIGTPFFLFFGSLSDRIGRKPIIMAGLLIAAVTYFPLFKALTHYTNPALEAATAKSPIVVIADPSECSFQFNPVGTAKFTTSCDIAKGALSRAGLNYDNVAAPAGTIAQIRVGDVVVNTFDGRAADAKDQTKVFEKTLASTLKAAGYPPKADPAQINWPMSIVVLTILVIYVTMVYGPIAAMLVEMFPTRIRYTSMSLPYHIGNGWFGGFLPATAFAIVAAKGNIYSGLWYPIVIAVITFVIGMLFVRETKDSDIYAQD from the coding sequence ATGGCTACCGTTGGCGGGCACATCTCGCCCGTGCCGATGACGCGCGATGAGAAGCGGGTGATCTTCGCATCGTCGCTGGGTACGGTGTTCGAGTGGTACGACTTTTATCTGGCCGGCTCGCTGGCGGCCTTCATCAGCAAGAGCTTCTTCTCCGGCGTCAATCCGACCGCCGGCTTCATCTTCACGCTGCTCAGCTTTGCAGCGGGCTTCGCGGTGCGGCCATTCGGCGCGATCGTGTTCGGGCGGCTCGGCGACATGGTCGGGCGCAAGTACACGTTCCTCGTCACAATCATCATCATGGGCCTGTCGACGTTCCTCGTCGGCTTCCTGCCCGGCTATGCGGCGATCGGCATTGCGTCGCCGGTGATCTTCATCGCGATGCGGCTGCTGCAAGGTCTCGCGCTCGGCGGCGAGTACGGCGGCGCCGCGACCTACGTGGCCGAACACGCGCCGGCTGGCCGCCGCGGCTTCTACACCGCGTGGATCCAGACCACCGCGACGCTCGGCCTGTTCCTGTCGCTGCTCGTGATTCTCGGCGTGCGCACGCTGATGGGCGAGGATTCGTTCGGTGCGTGGGGCTGGCGCATTCCGTTCATCGTGTCGATCCTGCTGCTTGCCGTTTCGGTGTGGATCCGTCTGCAACTGCATGAGTCGCCGGTGTTCGAGCGCATCAAGGCCGAGGGCAAGACCTCGAAGGCGCCGCTCTCCGAAGCGTTCGGCCAGTGGAAGAACCTGAAGGTCGTGATTCTGGCGCTGCTCGGCCTGACCGCCGGCCAGGCCGTCGTGTGGTACACGGGCCAGTTCTACACGCTGTTCTTCCTCACGCAGACGCTGAAGGTCGACGGCACCAGCGCGAACATCATGATCGCGCTCGCACTGCTGATCGGCACGCCGTTCTTCCTGTTCTTCGGCTCGCTGTCGGATCGTATCGGCCGCAAGCCGATCATCATGGCCGGTCTGCTGATCGCCGCGGTGACGTACTTCCCGCTCTTCAAGGCGCTCACGCATTACACGAACCCGGCGCTCGAAGCGGCGACCGCGAAGTCGCCGATCGTCGTGATCGCCGATCCGTCGGAGTGCTCGTTCCAGTTCAACCCGGTGGGTACGGCGAAGTTCACGACCTCGTGCGACATCGCGAAGGGCGCACTGTCGCGAGCCGGTCTGAACTATGACAACGTCGCGGCGCCGGCCGGCACGATCGCGCAGATCCGGGTCGGCGACGTCGTCGTCAACACGTTCGACGGACGCGCCGCCGATGCGAAGGACCAAACCAAGGTATTCGAGAAGACGCTCGCCAGCACGCTGAAGGCCGCCGGCTATCCACCGAAGGCCGATCCGGCGCAGATCAACTGGCCGATGAGCATCGTGGTGCTGACGATCCTCGTGATCTACGTGACGATGGTCTACGGACCGATCGCCGCGATGCTGGTCGAGATGTTCCCGACGCGGATCCGCTATACGTCGATGTCGCTGCCGTATCACATCGGCAATGGCTGGTTCGGCGGCTTCCTGCCGGCGACCGCGTTCGCGATCGTCGCGGCGAAGGGCAACATCTACTCGGGGCTGTGGTATCCGAT